In the Streptomyces sp. BHT-5-2 genome, one interval contains:
- a CDS encoding DUF397 domain-containing protein has protein sequence MQTAGLYTLNLSHVVWKKSSFSDGMNNCVEVAQLPGGAVAVRDSKHPHCDALRFTAAEWSAFRSSIKAGELQG, from the coding sequence ATGCAGACGGCTGGTCTTTACACATTGAATCTCTCGCACGTGGTGTGGAAGAAGTCGTCCTTCAGCGACGGAATGAATAACTGCGTCGAGGTGGCGCAGCTGCCTGGTGGTGCGGTCGCGGTGCGCGATTCCAAGCACCCTCACTGTGACGCGCTGCGCTTCACCGCCGCCGAGTGGTCCGCGTTCCGCAGCAGTATCAAAGCGGGTGAACTGCAGGGCTAA
- a CDS encoding helix-turn-helix domain-containing protein, which produces MHRPAIPPASAPTSRPDVGLPRLYLPEEVAEVLGCSAWWVKDRARRRLIPFTRVGRAYRFTSEHLAEIIHMHEARPAAPQQRGATAPAPKPRASRPSPSPVVPTVRLKARPPRRMLKSQYGTAA; this is translated from the coding sequence TTGCACCGACCTGCAATACCTCCTGCCTCCGCACCGACTTCGCGCCCTGACGTCGGCCTGCCGCGTCTCTACCTCCCCGAGGAAGTCGCTGAGGTACTCGGCTGCTCCGCCTGGTGGGTCAAAGACCGTGCCCGCCGCCGACTCATCCCGTTCACACGGGTTGGCCGCGCCTATCGCTTCACCAGCGAGCACCTTGCGGAGATCATCCACATGCACGAGGCCCGCCCTGCCGCCCCGCAGCAGCGAGGAGCGACTGCTCCTGCCCCCAAGCCCCGTGCTTCTCGGCCCTCCCCGTCGCCTGTCGTGCCCACGGTCCGCCTCAAGGCCCGGCCGCCGCGCCGCATGCTCAAGTCCCAGTACGGAACGGCCGCTTAA
- a CDS encoding ATP-binding protein, translating into MTPAATATREPHRVGLLADRLGAILTDRGIDPTTVPAEPPAEPVTALELADARIPVRYRNALADHSQVTAWVEEITRTGRKGPGGAPGIAHGPSLLIAGPTGTGKTHQAYGAVRSLLAAGVRLRWEATTSADLYASLRPRSGHDPERALWSFGRCPLLILDDLGAAKTSEWTEELTYRLINRRYNEMLPTLVTTNLPIAELRGAVGDRVASRLAEMTTRVILSGTDRRRQPTGP; encoded by the coding sequence GTGACCCCAGCCGCCACAGCCACCCGTGAGCCGCACAGGGTTGGCCTCCTGGCCGACCGTCTTGGCGCGATCCTCACCGACCGGGGCATCGACCCCACCACGGTCCCTGCCGAGCCGCCTGCCGAGCCGGTGACCGCGCTGGAGCTGGCCGACGCCCGCATACCAGTCCGGTACCGCAACGCCCTGGCCGACCACTCGCAGGTCACCGCCTGGGTCGAGGAGATCACCCGAACTGGTCGCAAGGGACCGGGCGGGGCGCCGGGGATCGCGCACGGCCCGTCGTTGCTGATCGCCGGACCGACCGGCACCGGCAAGACCCACCAGGCATACGGCGCCGTGCGATCGCTGCTGGCTGCGGGCGTCCGGCTGCGTTGGGAGGCAACCACCTCAGCCGACCTCTACGCAAGCCTGCGACCCCGTTCAGGACACGACCCCGAGCGCGCCCTGTGGAGTTTCGGCCGCTGCCCGCTGCTGATCCTCGACGACCTCGGCGCGGCCAAGACCTCGGAGTGGACCGAGGAGCTGACGTACCGGCTGATCAACCGCCGCTACAACGAGATGCTCCCGACCCTGGTCACCACCAACCTGCCGATCGCCGAGCTGCGCGGCGCCGTAGGTGACCGCGTCGCCTCCCGCCTCGCCGAGATGACCACCCGCGTCATCCTCAGCGGCACCGACCGCAGAAGGCAACCCACCGGCCCCTAA
- a CDS encoding relaxase/mobilization nuclease domain-containing protein, translated as MIPSLHKRGGKTVGLIRYLYGRGTHEEHIDPHLVAAFDPLTPDPGRDPNVTYEQLQQLLDQPVNALPEKRRPDKHVWHLSVRAAPEDPILSDEDWAAIARRMVAATGIAPDGDEKACRWAAVRHADDHIHIIATLVRDDGRRPRLNNEARRAQTECRSIEVDYGLRRVKPGDGTAAKRPTRAERHKAERLGQEDASRELLRERVRRALAGAASETEFFDRLATEGVRINKRLAPSGDALGYKVAMVGDRNGDNEPIWYSGSELAPDLSLPRIRKRFTATTDMPELPAALEHSGTTAPARARHFATEATNSALGGIASGDDGVAAAQLIGVGEVLDALTQTSLGTTRTELREAARHFERATRSHIRAKDAEMYALRRAANQIVHSGTALGRGPDGAATALVLDIMILAVVAAARWHAARGHAQQAEAAQRAADHLRAAYQATAAPPLAVMRAYGQRLPAPDRQRQTSTVRTALPHLADRLQAEPGWDALAAVLDQAERAGHDTAALVTKAAAQRELDSADSISDVLVWRLQHLGYVTPPASAPRAQRPRSAPVPVPAASAVARQEVNRPRRR; from the coding sequence ATGATCCCCAGCCTCCACAAGCGCGGCGGCAAAACGGTTGGCCTGATCCGCTACCTCTACGGCCGCGGCACCCACGAGGAACACATCGACCCGCACCTGGTCGCCGCCTTCGACCCGCTCACCCCCGACCCCGGCCGCGACCCGAACGTCACCTACGAGCAGCTCCAGCAGCTCCTCGACCAACCCGTCAACGCCCTCCCGGAGAAGCGCCGCCCGGACAAGCACGTCTGGCACCTGTCCGTCCGTGCCGCACCCGAAGACCCCATCCTGTCCGACGAGGACTGGGCGGCCATCGCCCGCCGCATGGTCGCCGCCACCGGCATCGCACCCGACGGCGACGAGAAAGCATGCCGGTGGGCGGCCGTACGGCACGCCGACGACCACATCCACATCATCGCCACCCTCGTCCGCGACGACGGCCGACGCCCCCGCCTGAACAACGAAGCCCGCCGCGCCCAAACTGAATGCCGCAGCATCGAGGTCGACTACGGACTGCGCCGGGTCAAGCCCGGGGACGGCACCGCCGCCAAGCGGCCCACCAGGGCCGAGCGGCACAAGGCTGAACGCCTCGGCCAGGAAGACGCCTCGCGCGAGCTGCTGCGCGAACGCGTCCGCCGCGCCCTAGCCGGCGCTGCGAGTGAGACCGAGTTCTTCGACCGGCTCGCCACCGAAGGCGTCCGCATCAACAAGCGCCTCGCCCCCTCCGGCGACGCACTCGGCTACAAGGTCGCCATGGTCGGCGACCGCAACGGCGACAACGAACCCATCTGGTACTCCGGCTCCGAACTCGCACCGGACCTTTCCCTGCCTCGCATCCGCAAACGGTTCACGGCCACCACAGACATGCCCGAGCTGCCCGCAGCCCTGGAACACAGCGGCACCACCGCACCAGCCCGCGCCCGCCACTTCGCCACCGAGGCCACCAACTCGGCCCTGGGAGGGATCGCATCCGGCGACGATGGCGTGGCGGCAGCCCAGCTGATCGGCGTGGGCGAGGTCCTCGACGCCCTCACCCAGACCTCCCTCGGAACCACACGGACTGAACTGCGAGAAGCCGCAAGGCACTTCGAGCGCGCCACTCGCTCCCACATCCGCGCCAAGGACGCGGAGATGTACGCCCTGCGCCGCGCAGCCAACCAGATCGTCCACTCCGGTACCGCCCTCGGCCGCGGTCCAGACGGTGCCGCCACCGCCCTGGTGCTCGACATCATGATCCTCGCCGTCGTCGCCGCTGCCCGCTGGCACGCCGCCCGCGGTCACGCCCAGCAGGCCGAGGCCGCACAGCGCGCCGCCGACCACCTGCGTGCCGCCTACCAGGCCACCGCCGCACCACCGTTGGCCGTCATGCGCGCCTACGGCCAACGTCTTCCCGCCCCGGACCGGCAGCGGCAGACGAGCACGGTCCGCACCGCCCTCCCCCACCTCGCCGACCGCCTCCAGGCCGAACCAGGCTGGGACGCCCTGGCCGCAGTGCTCGACCAGGCCGAACGCGCCGGCCACGACACCGCCGCCCTGGTGACGAAGGCGGCCGCACAGCGTGAACTGGACAGCGCGGATTCGATCAGCGATGTCCTGGTCTGGAGGTTGCAGCACCTCGGCTACGTCACGCCTCCCGCCTCTGCGCCTCGGGCACAACGTCCTAGGAGCGCGCCCGTTCCGGTCCCGGCCGCATCCGCCGTCGCCCGCCAGGAGGTGAACCGACCCCGGCGGCGCTGA
- a CDS encoding DUF2637 domain-containing protein, producing the protein MPHLALATPATIPTTGPTSERRATTWDRAAITALGAAGCALSYDALQQMAIAIHIRGLLTYLFPLVIDGFIAYGVRALIILRIAPFRSRLYVWALFGTATTASIWANALHAVRLNQQAPQAGLRLEDLTVGVLSTLAPLALAGAVHLYILIARHTPQQESPTPHHTKPAPHPRDCTEAGRPHPEPQGEADDHQQAVLPNTTENRRYGRPPGAEMDVLLDIARKAIHTHGKCTRAVVRDAVREAELTLAEDRLTELMSVLRTESKQHQDQGHTT; encoded by the coding sequence ATGCCACACCTCGCCCTGGCCACCCCTGCCACAATCCCCACGACCGGGCCCACCAGTGAGCGACGCGCCACCACCTGGGACCGCGCCGCGATCACCGCCCTCGGCGCCGCCGGATGCGCCCTCTCGTACGACGCGCTACAGCAGATGGCCATCGCCATCCACATCCGCGGCCTGCTGACCTACCTCTTCCCCCTCGTCATCGACGGGTTCATCGCCTACGGCGTCCGCGCCCTGATCATCCTGCGCATCGCGCCCTTCCGCTCACGGCTGTACGTCTGGGCCCTCTTCGGCACCGCCACCACAGCCAGCATCTGGGCCAACGCCCTCCACGCCGTACGCCTCAACCAACAAGCCCCTCAAGCGGGTCTGCGCCTCGAAGACCTCACCGTCGGAGTGCTCTCGACCCTCGCGCCACTGGCCCTCGCGGGGGCCGTCCACCTGTACATCCTCATCGCCCGCCACACCCCGCAGCAGGAGTCACCAACGCCTCACCACACGAAACCGGCTCCGCATCCACGCGACTGCACGGAAGCCGGTCGCCCCCACCCGGAACCGCAGGGCGAAGCCGACGATCACCAGCAAGCCGTGCTCCCCAACACCACGGAGAACCGCCGCTACGGACGCCCCCCAGGCGCCGAAATGGACGTCCTGCTCGACATCGCACGGAAGGCGATCCACACGCACGGAAAGTGCACCCGCGCCGTGGTCCGCGACGCGGTCCGCGAAGCCGAACTCACCCTCGCCGAAGACCGGCTCACCGAACTCATGAGCGTCCTGCGGACCGAGTCGAAACAGCACCAGGACCAGGGCCACACCACCTGA
- a CDS encoding LacI family DNA-binding transcriptional regulator, which yields MGYAEKRGGYWRGRYKIEDGKYGTVADSTGAVVKFATKREAKQAADAEEVTVRRGQWRDPGLGQETFGEYASRWYDAQDLAASTMQNYRRHIEEHLLPEFEDKALASILRTDVAAWEKKEKAVYAASSVKTWRSTLHLIFEDAIDEGLITSNPAARRRGRGKRAGRSRDRGPEKVVTDALGILLTAERSALLSGRDDEFVAVVLKGYTGKRWGEIVGLETEFVRPGAFRVEWQLYELDTGELVRVPPKDDSYRTIDSMDWLSALVFNHVARTKPTPCSCHGRTYVFHGQGAARTGGHQGAKLVDVARLAGISTGTVSNVLNHPERVTEVTRAKVEQAIADLRFVRGGTVSEHAAHWRRNGYATWLFTPAASGWYPKKAPQEPRPVPLIGDPWPGVPARGRNAGERADSCWLPIAKGLTPHGLRHTHRTMMEDLGTEKVLMDERMGHIDGSVSARYAHVTSGMRQRLMLGLTEQWEAALDARRAMSPRSPVAVLDRLLLTRG from the coding sequence GTGGGGTACGCAGAGAAACGCGGCGGCTACTGGCGCGGCCGATACAAGATCGAAGACGGCAAGTACGGCACGGTCGCTGATTCCACGGGTGCCGTCGTCAAGTTCGCCACCAAGCGCGAGGCCAAGCAGGCCGCAGACGCGGAAGAGGTGACTGTCCGGCGTGGCCAGTGGCGCGACCCGGGCCTGGGGCAGGAGACCTTCGGCGAGTACGCCAGCCGCTGGTACGACGCCCAGGACCTGGCCGCCTCGACCATGCAGAACTATCGGCGGCACATCGAGGAGCATCTGCTCCCCGAGTTCGAGGACAAGGCGCTGGCGAGCATCCTGCGCACGGACGTGGCTGCCTGGGAGAAGAAGGAGAAGGCCGTGTATGCGGCATCCAGCGTCAAGACCTGGCGCTCGACACTCCACCTGATCTTCGAGGACGCGATCGACGAGGGCCTGATCACGTCCAACCCGGCGGCCAGGCGGCGAGGGCGGGGCAAGCGTGCCGGCCGATCCCGCGACCGCGGTCCGGAGAAGGTCGTCACCGACGCGCTCGGGATCCTGCTGACTGCCGAGCGGTCTGCCCTCCTCTCCGGCCGAGACGACGAGTTCGTCGCCGTGGTCCTCAAGGGCTACACGGGCAAGCGCTGGGGCGAGATCGTCGGTCTGGAAACAGAGTTCGTCCGACCTGGTGCGTTCCGCGTCGAGTGGCAGCTGTACGAGTTGGACACCGGCGAGCTGGTGCGCGTCCCGCCCAAGGACGACAGCTACCGCACCATCGACTCGATGGACTGGCTGTCCGCCCTGGTCTTCAACCACGTCGCTCGTACGAAGCCGACGCCCTGCTCCTGCCACGGGAGGACGTACGTCTTCCATGGACAGGGCGCTGCCCGCACCGGTGGTCATCAGGGCGCGAAGCTGGTCGACGTCGCGCGGCTGGCCGGGATCTCCACGGGGACGGTGTCCAACGTCCTCAACCACCCCGAGCGTGTCACTGAAGTCACACGGGCAAAGGTGGAGCAGGCCATCGCAGACCTCAGGTTCGTACGGGGCGGCACGGTGTCGGAGCATGCAGCCCACTGGCGCAGGAATGGCTATGCGACCTGGCTGTTCACCCCGGCGGCCTCCGGCTGGTATCCCAAGAAGGCCCCGCAGGAGCCCCGGCCCGTACCCCTGATCGGCGATCCGTGGCCCGGCGTCCCGGCGCGAGGGCGAAACGCCGGCGAGCGGGCCGACTCCTGCTGGCTCCCGATCGCCAAGGGCCTGACACCCCACGGCCTCCGTCACACCCACCGGACGATGATGGAGGACCTGGGCACCGAAAAGGTGCTCATGGACGAGCGCATGGGCCACATCGACGGCTCGGTCTCCGCGCGCTACGCCCATGTCACCTCCGGCATGCGCCAGCGCCTCATGCTCGGTCTCACCGAGCAGTGGGAGGCAGCGCTCGACGCCCGCCGCGCGATGTCCCCGAGGTCTCCGGTAGCGGTACTCGACCGCCTGCTCCTCACGCGGGGATGA
- a CDS encoding flavoprotein: MSDQPDQHTKKSFLYVVVCAAGIAGDVGNLITAAQEADWDVGVIATPQGLGFIDTTAVEAQTGYPIRSAWRSPGDPRPLPPADAIAVAPATFNTINKWAAGISDTLAVGFLCEAYGFGIPTAVLPYLNSAQAAHPAYRQSLDRLREMGVLIGSYEPHPPKAGGGADCFRWEEALQLLTPEVSGRM, encoded by the coding sequence GTGAGCGATCAGCCTGACCAGCACACCAAGAAGTCTTTCCTGTACGTCGTCGTCTGCGCAGCCGGAATCGCTGGCGATGTCGGAAACTTGATCACGGCTGCCCAGGAGGCGGACTGGGACGTCGGCGTCATCGCCACCCCGCAGGGCCTCGGGTTCATCGACACGACCGCCGTCGAGGCCCAGACCGGCTACCCCATCCGCTCGGCTTGGCGCTCGCCCGGAGACCCTCGCCCGCTGCCGCCCGCCGACGCCATCGCGGTCGCCCCAGCCACCTTCAACACGATCAACAAATGGGCCGCTGGGATCTCCGACACCCTGGCGGTGGGCTTCCTGTGCGAAGCGTACGGCTTCGGCATACCCACTGCCGTCTTGCCGTACCTGAACTCAGCCCAGGCCGCCCATCCCGCGTATCGGCAGAGTCTCGACCGGCTGCGCGAGATGGGCGTCCTGATCGGCTCGTACGAGCCTCACCCGCCCAAGGCCGGTGGCGGAGCGGACTGCTTCCGATGGGAGGAGGCGTTGCAGCTGCTCACCCCGGAGGTGTCAGGCCGGATGTGA
- a CDS encoding HNH endonuclease — translation MAAKKQRTERPKGDSPKAPRPKPTLTPGTPPVPDPTRTRKIPGDPYWNPILAAAERAIGGEPCRVCGEPVPGKGHWEHRDRHVCSSRCNDTLKRRTKTRIRRGEIDLLAIPELADRSAAMSEQRAQLSQERMPQVFRTREADADFPYEFRGLGPIPGDIVERNGSVTAYATAAALAADHIVALVRNHSDGDEEPMIALHEQSGSYLAYTSGVVWWVGAAEQLERLHLGQRFQGIDGRSWIWQNEAIRDLDSAGREYTWEAYICLTETTTPILWTPAYAARSAKQLRIRRARNSYQARMRERGVLNAAADGVDPYEIYERDQWICQLCHQAIDSVVEWPDLRSATLDHIKPVTLGGAHTAENLQAAHWVCNDRKGDAWGPGVQQDSAAGSGAHNTLSGEGS, via the coding sequence GTGGCCGCCAAGAAACAGCGGACGGAACGGCCGAAGGGGGACTCGCCAAAGGCGCCCCGCCCCAAGCCGACACTCACGCCGGGTACGCCGCCCGTCCCTGACCCGACCAGGACCCGCAAGATCCCCGGAGATCCCTACTGGAATCCCATCCTGGCAGCTGCCGAGCGAGCCATCGGCGGCGAACCGTGCCGGGTCTGCGGGGAGCCAGTGCCGGGCAAAGGCCACTGGGAACACCGGGACCGTCATGTCTGCTCCAGCCGGTGCAACGACACCCTCAAGCGCCGTACGAAGACCAGGATCCGGCGCGGTGAGATCGATCTCCTTGCCATACCCGAGCTGGCTGACCGGTCCGCCGCCATGTCCGAGCAGCGCGCCCAGCTCAGCCAGGAGCGGATGCCACAGGTGTTTCGTACGCGGGAAGCGGACGCCGACTTCCCGTACGAGTTTCGCGGGCTCGGCCCAATACCCGGCGACATCGTCGAGCGGAACGGGTCAGTCACCGCTTACGCCACCGCCGCCGCCCTGGCAGCCGACCACATCGTCGCTCTCGTACGAAACCACTCGGATGGCGACGAGGAGCCGATGATCGCACTCCACGAGCAGAGCGGCTCCTACCTCGCCTACACCAGCGGGGTGGTCTGGTGGGTCGGAGCGGCTGAGCAGCTGGAGCGGCTGCACTTGGGCCAGCGGTTCCAAGGCATCGACGGACGCAGCTGGATCTGGCAGAACGAGGCCATCCGTGATCTGGACTCCGCCGGCCGGGAGTACACGTGGGAGGCGTATATCTGTCTCACCGAGACGACCACGCCCATCCTCTGGACTCCTGCCTATGCGGCTCGCTCCGCCAAGCAGCTGCGCATCAGGCGTGCCCGCAACAGCTACCAGGCCCGGATGCGCGAGCGAGGAGTGCTCAACGCGGCGGCGGACGGCGTCGACCCATACGAGATCTACGAACGCGACCAGTGGATCTGCCAGTTGTGCCATCAGGCCATCGATTCGGTTGTGGAGTGGCCCGATCTGCGGTCCGCAACGCTCGATCACATCAAGCCGGTCACGCTGGGAGGCGCGCACACAGCCGAGAACCTCCAGGCCGCCCACTGGGTCTGCAACGACCGCAAGGGTGATGCCTGGGGGCCAGGTGTGCAACAGGACAGCGCAGCGGGAAGCGGCGCCCATAACACCCTTTCAGGTGAGGGAAGTTGA
- a CDS encoding metallophosphoesterase has protein sequence MRARYGVPLSLAAVGAAGLAYAAGYEVRSFRLRRVTVPVLPPGMRPLRVLQVSDIHMVGGQRKKQRWLQSLAGLRPDFVVNTGDNLSDPDGVPETLDALGPLMEFPGAYVFGSNDYYGPRLRNPARYLLEKAQGRHGLNGNAPAVGVVHNPWEDLRDAFDAAGWLNLSNTRGRLKLEGADIALTGLDDPHIKRDRYAEVAGGPEPDADLSLAVVHAPYLRSLDAFTADRYPLVLAGHTHGGQLCVPFYGALVTNCDIDTKRAKGLSTHTAGGHTSYLHVSAGCGTNRYTPIRFACPPEATLLTLTPRH, from the coding sequence ATGCGCGCGCGATACGGAGTTCCCCTGTCCCTTGCCGCGGTCGGCGCGGCCGGCCTGGCCTACGCCGCCGGCTACGAAGTCCGCTCCTTCCGTCTGCGACGCGTCACCGTGCCCGTACTGCCCCCCGGCATGCGGCCGTTGCGCGTCCTCCAGGTCTCCGACATCCACATGGTCGGCGGGCAGCGGAAGAAACAGCGCTGGCTCCAGTCGCTCGCCGGACTCCGCCCCGACTTCGTCGTCAACACCGGCGACAACCTCTCCGACCCCGACGGCGTCCCGGAGACCCTCGACGCCCTCGGCCCGCTCATGGAGTTCCCCGGCGCCTACGTCTTCGGCTCCAACGACTACTACGGCCCCCGGCTGCGGAACCCCGCCCGCTACCTGCTGGAGAAGGCCCAGGGCCGACACGGCCTGAACGGCAACGCCCCCGCCGTCGGCGTGGTCCACAACCCGTGGGAGGACCTCCGCGACGCCTTCGACGCGGCCGGCTGGCTCAACCTCTCCAACACCCGCGGCCGCCTCAAGCTGGAGGGCGCCGACATCGCGCTGACCGGCCTGGACGACCCGCACATCAAGCGCGACCGCTACGCCGAGGTCGCCGGCGGCCCCGAGCCGGACGCCGACCTCTCCCTGGCCGTCGTCCACGCCCCGTACCTGCGTTCCCTGGACGCCTTCACCGCCGACCGCTATCCGCTGGTCCTCGCCGGCCACACCCACGGCGGCCAGCTCTGCGTCCCCTTCTACGGCGCCCTCGTCACCAACTGCGACATCGACACCAAGCGCGCCAAGGGCCTCTCCACCCACACCGCCGGCGGCCACACCTCCTACCTTCACGTCTCCGCCGGCTGCGGCACCAACCGCTACACCCCGATCCGCTTCGCCTGCCCCCCTGAAGCCACCCTCCTGACCCTGACCCCCCGCCACTGA
- a CDS encoding plasmid mobilization protein: MRQRPREPKLREHQPSCRMNPSEYDLLKTAAKRCEMTVAGFLAHCALKAARDLDRTAAEIATGREIVEELFAARRYLGRIGGLLNQVAKALNSGADAPQLDQILDAVTRAARRTEAAADTVSRHHNDKAAA, translated from the coding sequence GTGCGCCAACGTCCCCGCGAACCGAAGCTGCGCGAGCACCAGCCCAGCTGCCGCATGAACCCCTCCGAGTACGACCTCCTCAAGACCGCTGCCAAGCGGTGTGAGATGACCGTCGCCGGGTTCCTCGCCCACTGCGCGCTCAAGGCTGCCCGCGACCTGGACCGCACCGCCGCTGAGATCGCCACCGGGCGAGAGATCGTCGAGGAGCTGTTCGCCGCCCGCCGCTACCTCGGCCGCATCGGTGGCCTGCTCAACCAGGTCGCCAAGGCCCTCAACTCCGGGGCCGACGCCCCGCAGCTCGACCAGATACTCGACGCCGTCACCCGCGCGGCCCGCCGCACGGAAGCCGCCGCCGATACCGTCTCGCGCCACCACAACGACAAGGCCGCCGCATGA
- a CDS encoding helix-turn-helix transcriptional regulator: MGSDEESADLPVFRGEENAAVRIKLEREARGWGTNALSDRLVEAGFEMNPSAVWRIENRKRRVNLDEAIGFAEVFGISLESLIGPPKMAQHARAMELVEQIRRAFRETQRANLAFSEARDALDRYLDEHPDIYEEVDNAVKQAIAEEIADNPDSPWHFMKHGVRPRPGTTKDAPDAGSEG; the protein is encoded by the coding sequence GTGGGGAGCGACGAGGAGTCGGCCGATCTCCCGGTGTTCCGGGGCGAGGAGAACGCCGCGGTCCGGATCAAGCTGGAGCGCGAAGCCCGCGGCTGGGGCACGAACGCCCTGTCGGACCGGCTGGTCGAGGCCGGCTTCGAGATGAACCCGTCCGCCGTGTGGCGCATCGAGAACCGCAAGCGGCGGGTCAACCTCGATGAGGCGATCGGTTTCGCCGAGGTCTTCGGCATCTCCCTCGAAAGCCTCATCGGCCCCCCGAAGATGGCCCAGCACGCCCGCGCCATGGAGCTCGTGGAGCAGATCCGACGGGCCTTCCGCGAGACCCAGCGGGCCAACCTGGCTTTCAGTGAAGCCAGAGACGCCCTCGACCGCTACCTCGATGAGCACCCGGACATCTACGAGGAGGTCGACAACGCCGTGAAGCAGGCCATCGCCGAGGAGATCGCCGACAACCCGGACTCCCCCTGGCACTTCATGAAGCACGGCGTACGACCACGGCCAGGCACCACGAAGGACGCCCCCGACGCCGGGTCCGAAGGCTGA
- a CDS encoding NUDIX hydrolase has product MTQRTADERPGIAAAIIVHEGRVLMVRRRVSEGKLSWQFPAGEVEPGETREDAAVRETKEETGLNVSAVELLGERVHPATGRLMSYTACEVVSGTAYVADTEELAELAWVAHDEIPEYVPYGLFEPVQQYLDAVLAG; this is encoded by the coding sequence GTGACGCAGCGGACAGCCGATGAGCGACCCGGCATTGCAGCGGCCATCATCGTTCACGAGGGACGCGTTCTGATGGTCCGGCGCCGGGTCAGTGAGGGGAAGCTCTCCTGGCAGTTCCCGGCCGGCGAGGTCGAGCCCGGTGAAACCCGCGAGGACGCCGCCGTGCGGGAGACCAAGGAGGAGACCGGACTGAACGTCTCCGCCGTCGAGCTGCTGGGCGAGCGTGTCCACCCGGCAACGGGCAGGCTGATGTCCTATACCGCCTGCGAGGTGGTCAGCGGAACCGCGTATGTCGCGGACACCGAGGAACTGGCCGAGCTTGCCTGGGTGGCTCACGACGAGATTCCTGAGTACGTCCCGTACGGCCTGTTTGAGCCGGTGCAGCAGTACCTGGACGCCGTTCTCGCCGGCTAG
- a CDS encoding DUF488 family protein, whose amino-acid sequence MSSHPPANPRDQARAHALARQVRRLREEQGWSRERLAKEAGIGTSTLARLESEGAIQPGFFTVGALAEALGVSLDALFRESTSKCVPGLWSAGYEGRDIDSFVAALLESRIDVVADVRLTPISRKRGFSKTRLGLALAEAGISYDHLRGLGNPKDNRAPFWDGRVVEGRARFRSLLRSDEARADLDRLAEHASRSRVAVLCFEKDQERCHRHVVLETLRKRLSVPVTPLA is encoded by the coding sequence ATGTCGAGTCATCCACCCGCGAACCCTCGTGACCAGGCTCGTGCGCACGCGCTGGCCAGGCAAGTGCGCAGGCTGCGGGAGGAACAGGGCTGGTCGCGTGAACGGCTCGCCAAGGAAGCCGGTATCGGGACCAGTACGCTCGCTCGGCTGGAGAGCGAGGGAGCGATCCAGCCAGGTTTCTTCACTGTGGGAGCGCTGGCCGAGGCACTGGGTGTCTCCCTCGACGCCTTGTTCCGCGAATCCACGTCGAAGTGCGTACCCGGGCTGTGGTCCGCCGGGTACGAGGGGCGCGACATCGACTCGTTCGTCGCTGCGCTGCTGGAGTCCCGTATCGACGTCGTGGCCGATGTGCGGCTCACGCCGATCAGCCGTAAGCGGGGCTTCAGCAAGACCCGCCTCGGGCTGGCGCTCGCCGAGGCCGGTATCTCCTACGATCACCTCCGTGGCCTGGGGAATCCCAAGGACAATCGGGCGCCCTTCTGGGACGGCCGCGTCGTCGAGGGCCGGGCACGGTTTCGGAGCCTGCTGCGTTCCGACGAGGCGCGGGCGGATCTCGACCGGCTCGCCGAGCACGCCAGCCGGTCACGGGTAGCAGTGCTGTGCTTCGAGAAGGACCAGGAGCGCTGTCACCGTCACGTAGTCCTGGAAACCCTCCGGAAGCGGCTCTCTGTGCCGGTAACGCCTCTGGCCTGA